One window of the Lycorma delicatula isolate Av1 chromosome 3, ASM4794821v1, whole genome shotgun sequence genome contains the following:
- the Efr gene encoding ER GDP-fucose transporter, whose translation MGVGLAIASVFLGCCSNVVFLELLVKEDPGSGNLITFSQFLFIALHGFFITSKCGTVKPKIAIWDYSVLVIMFFIVNVCNNYAFDFNIAVPLHMIFRAGSLIANMIMGIIILKKVYTISKYLSVGMITLGIIICTLISSKDVKKTGPISELIPTSEVEDFFWWVVGISLMTVALFISARMGIYQEILYKKHGKHPYEALYYTHLLPLPAFTILYSNIFEHFMMALNSHPLILPVIGISLPRSIVFLLGDVLTQYLCISSVYLLTTECSSLTVTLVITLRKFVSLLFSIIYFKNEFTILHWFGTVLVFGGTLIFAEVPQRIKDALYDRKLKKEE comes from the exons ATGGGAGTTGGATTAGCTATTGCATCTGTGTTTCTTGGTTGTTGTAGTAATGTGGTATTCTTGGAGTTGCTAGTTaa AGAGGATCCTGGGAGTGGTAACCTGATAACGTTTTCACAGTTTCTTTTCATAGCACTTCATGGTTTCTTTATTACCTCAAAATGTGGAACAGTTAAGCCAAAGATAGCAATAtg gGATTACTCGGTCCtagttattatgttttttattgttaatgtttgtaataattatgcatttgattttaatattgctGTTCCACTTCACATGATATTCAGAgct GGATCTCTTATTGCAAACATGATTATGGgaattattatactgaaaaaagttTACACAATTTCTAAGTACTTGTCAGTTGGAATGATTACACTTGGTATAATTATTTGTACTCTTATTTCAAGCAAAGAtgtg aaaaagactGGGCCAATCAGTGAATTAATTCCTACCAGTGAAGTAGAAGATTTCTTTTGGTGGGTTGTAG gaaTTTCTCTGATGACTGTTGCTCTCTTCATTTCTGCTAGAATGGGAATTTATCaagaaattctttataaaaaacatgGGAAACATCCATATGAGGCTCTGTATTACACT catcttTTACCGTTACCAGCATTTACAATATTGTATAGCaacatatttgaacattttatgaTGGCATTAAATAGCCACCCATTAATACTACCTGTGATTGGAATCAGTCTACCTCGATCGATTGTCTTCCTCCTGGGAGACGTTCTTACGCA ATATTTATGCATAAGTTCTGTTTATCTCCTAACAACAGAGTGCTCATCACTAACTGTTACACTTGTTATAACTCTACGGAAATTTGTTAGCCTTCtgttcagtattatttatttcaagaatGAGTTTACAATTTTACATTGGTTTGGTACAGTTTTAGTCTTTGGAGGTACACTGATATTTGCAGAGGTTCCTCAGAGAATAAAGGACGCTCtttatgacagaaaattaaagaaagaagaataa